CGGGTGTCGAGCGCCGGCGCGACTCGCACATCGAGTCCAGCACCACCGAGGAGGTGCGCAGCAAGCGACAGGAAGAGACGGTCGAGTCGTACGACGGCACGGCGGTTCCCGCCGCATCGCAGCCGACGCTCGGCACGCAGTCTCAGACTGCGACCGTGGCCGGCGGAGGAGCCTCGGTGCCCGACGTGGTGCCGGTGGACGCGTCGCGCAAGACCTCGCCCAAGCACCCGGTCGCCATACGCGTCCAGGACGACCACGCCGAGGACGATATCCTCTCGTCGTCGGCGCAAACGATAGCGGAGTCCTTCGAGCATCCCGAGGTGGCTCTAACGGCGGGCGCCTCCAAGGCGTCCATTCTGAGGGCGCCGTCGCGGGAAGACCTCGATAAGAAGAGCACCGGTCACAAGCTCGAGTTTACGGAAGAGGAACCGGAATACCACCGTGCCGAGTTGGTGCAGCCGCCCGCCGACTTGCTTCTGAGGGCGGCCGCCAGCAGCAGTGATCAGGCGGATGATGACGACGAAGTGGCCGAGCCGCCGCCGTCCCGCTTCAACCTGAGGCGTAAGGACTCGATCGCCGTGACCAAGTTGCGGATGCTGCGCCAGCAAGAGGGAGAAATTAGCGAGGAAGATCTGCCCGAAGAGGACGAGCCGCCCGACCTGGGTACCACTTCACCGGACAAGAAGCACCCCGTCTTCAAGCCGCCGACCATCATCAGCATCGTGCCTGAGGAAGACGTCT
Above is a window of Rhipicephalus microplus isolate Deutch F79 chromosome 1, USDA_Rmic, whole genome shotgun sequence DNA encoding:
- the LOC142817710 gene encoding uncharacterized protein LOC142817710, coding for MAARSKSVEASPDANSAPSLAPSRGAGAPLRMLKRTVMLETVSKSVTERKESTKQVTDQATGVERRRDSHIESSTTEEVRSKRQEETVESYDGTAVPAASQPTLGTQSQTATVAGGGASVPDVVPVDASRKTSPKHPVAIRVQDDHAEDDILSSSAQTIAESFEHPEVALTAGASKASILRAPSREDLDKKSTGHKLEFTEEEPEYHRAELVQPPADLLLRAAASSSDQADDDDEVAEPPPSRFNLRRKDSIAVTKLRMLRQQEGEISEEDLPEEDEPPDLGTTSPDKKHPVFKPPTIISIVPEEDVSMVSESVDVTDGKGPPPTADDTKVVRGPPAADDSKVVEGQPHTVTESSTHVDKQVTSNEKQEVKTYPNETVTHVDADEVVKQTKSEVTTETTVLVPCEASAGTIVATVVNDVSSNVKTPMDDHSKDSL